GCAAGGAGTGCATGGGCAATCCGGTTGCCGGGTGCGGAGAATCACCTCCATTTGGACAGGCGAGTCCGCGCCGGTACCCGCGGGAGTTCAGTGGTGGACAGCGTCAGCGAGTGGCCATCGCTCGGTCCCTCGCGCTCAAACCTCGACTGATCGTCTGCGACGAGCCCGTCTCCGCACTCGACCTCACCACCCAAGCGTGAGTCTTCGACCTTCTCGTCGACAATCAGCGCGAAACCGGAGTCGCCTACCTCTTCATCACCCACGAACTGCAGATGGTGCGCCTCGTGAGCCATCGCATCGCGGTGATGTACCAGGGCGAATTGGTCGAGACCGGGTCCGCAGCCGACGTCACGTTGAATCCACGGAACGAGTACACCAGGAGTCTGCTCCTCGCCTCTCTAACGGCCGACCCCGATCGGCAACGCCAACGACGGGAGCTGCGGAAGGCTCTTCGCGCAAGCACCACTGATCTTGTGGCTCGATCACACTGAATTGATACCGAGCTGCGCGCTCGGGTACGAGTCAGAAGACGGACTCACCGCCGTCCGAGGTCAGAATGGCTCCGTTCACGTTCACGCTGTCGTCGCTGAGGAGGAATGTGATCGACACCGCGAGGTTCTCGGGCAACGCGATCGGGACCGGCGGCGAGAAGCTCTGCACGCGTTCCGGTCCGTAACCACCCGTGATGACGGGGCGCATGCCGGTCAACGTTCCACCTGGAGCGACGGCGTTGACTCTGATGCCGTTCGGCTCGTACGTGAACGCCATGCTGCGGGTGACTCCGATCACCGCATGCTTCGAGGCGGTGTACGCGAGCCCAGACGAGGACCCGCGAAGCGCGGCCTCGGATGCGACGTTCACGACGGTGCCCCGTCCCGCGTCCAACATTAGGGGGACGACGGCGCGGGTGAGGCGTATCAAGGCGCGGGTGAGGCGTATCAAGGCGCGGGTGAGGCGTATCAAGGCGCGGGTGAGGCGTATCAATCCGAAGACATTGACGTTGAAGGTACGTTCCAGGACCGCGTCGGTCACCTCATGGATTGCACTGAAGTCGTCGGAGAGCCCTGCGACGTTGGCGAGACAATCGATTCTCCCGCCCGCCGCCTCGAGGACACGCGCGATCGCACTCTCGTCAGTGGACGAGAGGCGATGGTTTTCAAGGTCTTAATTTCCTATTACAGAATATGCATCCGATCAATCAGCGATCCCACTGGCGCCGACCGCGAAGTTTCGTTCGCGCGACGGATGGCCGCAGGTGCGTGAGCCTGTGAGACACACCAAGCCGCCAACTCATTCACCACTGGGCGCATCCAGCGTAGATTGATCATATCTATAACTGGCCACGGACCGTAAATTAGCAGTTTTAAGCAGTAGACATCTGATGAATAACCTGTATATAGTAATTTGGCTCTCGATCAGTAGAGCTAAGCCAAGAGTGGAGGCCGCTATCGTGCGTATTCGATCAATGGGGATCGCTGTAGGAACTGTTGTAGGAGTAGTGGCATTGGCGGGGTGTTCCGGAACCGAGCTGGATCAACTTCCTCAACGGGGCGATCATCCTCGGCGCACTGGTCATTAGCCGCCTGGCGTCCGGCAAGGACCAGAACGACTAAGGTCACCTACCCGCTGATTCGCGGCGCCGACCGCGGCTGGCCAAAACGACAGGGAACGTCACACCTCTCCGCGGGCGTGCGCAGCAACGCCGCGCCTGTGAACAGACATCAGGAGTACCAACGCATGAAAGCAGTCACCTATACCGGGGAACGCAGATTCACCCTCACGGACATCGAGCCGGAACCGGTTCGCCCCGGCAGCGTCAGGGTCGAACCGGCATATGTCGGACTCTGCGGGACCGATCTTCACATCTTCCATGGG
This genomic window from Arthrobacter sp. 24S4-2 contains:
- a CDS encoding SDR family NAD(P)-dependent oxidoreductase, with the protein product MARVLEAAGGRIDCLANVAGLSDDFSAIHEVTDAVLERTFNVNVFGLIRLTRALIRLTRALIRLTRALIRLTRAVVPLMLDAGRGTVVNVASEAALRGSSSGLAYTASKHAVIGVTRSMAFTYEPNGIRVNAVAPGGTLTGMRPVITGGYGPERVQSFSPPVPIALPENLAVSITFLLSDDSVNVNGAILTSDGGESVF